The following proteins are co-located in the Mesorhizobium australicum WSM2073 genome:
- a CDS encoding plasmid partitioning protein RepB C-terminal domain-containing protein — protein sequence MSTAAKTALVKIAFEKASLRISIDEILPLRQLTPSVLKSVKYAQIAASIAEVGIIEPPVVVRDSTDRNRFHLLDGHIRVDILRARGETEVVCLVATEDEAFTYHKRISRIAIIQEHKMILKAIEKGVSEERLARALNVNITSIRHKRSLLEGICPEVVDLLKDRHVPINTFGELKKLKSIRQIEAAELMMAMNKYSISYAKSLVAATPESQLVRGTKTVKGLSQQQIDMMEGESATLDREFKAIEQDYGSDHLDVILATGYVARLLENARVVRHLAHRHPDILAEFQKIAEVQKAA from the coding sequence ATGAGCACAGCGGCAAAAACAGCTCTCGTGAAAATCGCGTTCGAAAAAGCGAGCCTCCGTATTTCGATCGATGAGATACTGCCTCTTAGGCAACTCACCCCCTCGGTATTAAAGTCCGTGAAGTATGCCCAGATCGCTGCTTCCATTGCCGAGGTCGGCATCATCGAGCCGCCGGTGGTGGTTAGGGACAGCACCGACAGAAATCGCTTCCACCTGCTTGACGGCCACATACGCGTAGACATCCTGCGAGCGCGTGGCGAGACCGAAGTCGTGTGCCTCGTGGCCACCGAAGACGAGGCATTCACATACCACAAGCGCATTAGCCGGATAGCTATCATCCAAGAACACAAAATGATCCTGAAGGCCATAGAGAAAGGCGTGTCTGAGGAGCGGCTCGCGCGGGCATTGAACGTCAACATAACCAGCATCCGCCACAAACGCAGCCTGCTGGAGGGCATCTGTCCGGAAGTCGTGGACTTGCTTAAGGACAGACACGTGCCGATCAACACGTTCGGAGAGTTGAAAAAACTGAAATCGATCCGGCAAATCGAGGCAGCCGAGCTGATGATGGCAATGAACAAATACTCGATCAGCTACGCGAAATCTTTGGTCGCCGCGACGCCCGAGAGCCAGCTGGTGAGGGGCACCAAGACGGTAAAGGGCTTAAGCCAACAGCAGATCGACATGATGGAGGGCGAATCCGCCACACTCGACCGAGAGTTCAAAGCGATTGAGCAGGATTATGGAAGCGATCATTTGGATGTAATCCTCGCCACCGGCTATGTGGCCCGGCTACTCGAAAACGCCAGGGTGGTGCGGCACCTGGCACACCGCCATCCGGACATTCTCGCGGAGTTCCAGAAAATCGCGGAAGTGCAGAAGGCAGCGTGA
- a CDS encoding Hsp70 family protein has product MSLKKLPFVSSVQLARIDESHVIPTALFYEGKKPHVGRDARERCTSPELLIEDFKIELGNNDPDRLVSRSSLTNVPRRTPVGLAKDFFDETLKKINGWLASQGLPVPTRILIAEPLSLGGSELADESWLSHYRKSIKKALYGKFEEIDFMPEPFAVFQYYRYGLRHPAVAEQRKHVALVLDFGGGTFDVSVVETTKAGDISGGGVNSRPLGATSIQVGGFFINRILAEDLLFSVIGPRVEKSKVRKALTFFYEHKNADEEEMGEWSEEKRAFFKHMKVLLQEVERAKIAICNSIANWSLSADLSGIAPYPISIPVDPFDERSARGNKRLDAAKIQKVYTDRVWSEKLRDAVSRTIDRSKDDLAGQDISVVLLSGGSSNIRWLRSLLERDLKSQLVNAQILELNENFAEIVAKGLATECARRYYTGGQGDFRAVTYNRLCLLLRPDEGELERKRFRPVSENLKDDGREPKEYDEAVLLPAASSLRGLMGQPLRWKVRLSKPPKHNLNYYFMRSSFDPDDLESRHNIVETKVQTPRGAVFQQGIEIELIVREDGTAEPRFFYGKDNLRDGSSAVGNPFFMDMTFAAEEVQGETYLGFDFGTSTSACSFVSSADIQWIEERSKSANWLELAELVSELPYPAAAPLARYMSEKDALRRLDRGREAVEAMLTLSAYLVLAEHCTLAKVNSSHFKGMGHRSAGPLWAILKNCLKTARTDLPYCSALLPLTQKHLPTINQWIDQIANSKHGRSSNVDYVSFLGLLGNVIAKAFSDSCLGVFEGVTPKRFSQGSFKGLFRELRGPSQTFIHVHEYEGLVPFSDEDVYVANPKNGTAINLAPWYLWGLNASDHHSEIDLFEYDTSKPNGFIFKSVQPGGEFMISPDGQLEGTAAFISAMREREQHRDLLRGLAFSGLE; this is encoded by the coding sequence ATGTCCTTGAAGAAACTACCATTTGTCAGTTCGGTGCAGTTGGCGCGGATTGACGAGAGCCACGTGATTCCGACTGCATTGTTCTACGAAGGGAAAAAGCCGCATGTCGGCCGAGACGCGCGCGAACGTTGCACCTCTCCTGAACTGCTGATCGAAGATTTCAAGATCGAACTCGGCAACAATGACCCAGACCGTTTGGTCAGCCGTTCCAGCTTGACTAATGTTCCGCGACGCACGCCGGTAGGGTTAGCCAAAGACTTCTTCGATGAGACACTAAAGAAGATAAACGGCTGGCTTGCTTCGCAAGGGTTGCCCGTCCCGACGCGGATTCTAATCGCCGAGCCTCTCTCCCTCGGGGGCTCTGAACTCGCAGACGAGTCATGGCTCTCTCATTATCGAAAATCCATCAAGAAGGCTCTTTACGGGAAATTCGAAGAGATTGACTTCATGCCGGAGCCCTTCGCGGTCTTCCAGTACTATCGATATGGTCTACGCCATCCGGCTGTTGCGGAGCAAAGAAAGCACGTCGCACTGGTTCTTGATTTTGGTGGCGGAACTTTTGATGTTTCCGTGGTTGAAACGACGAAAGCTGGCGACATCAGTGGCGGCGGGGTCAACTCACGGCCTCTAGGCGCGACCTCTATCCAGGTTGGAGGTTTCTTCATCAACAGGATTCTGGCCGAGGACCTATTATTCTCGGTAATCGGACCTCGCGTAGAGAAATCCAAGGTGCGGAAGGCGCTCACCTTCTTCTATGAGCACAAGAATGCCGATGAAGAAGAAATGGGTGAATGGAGCGAGGAGAAGAGGGCGTTCTTCAAACATATGAAGGTATTGCTTCAGGAGGTTGAGCGCGCGAAGATAGCGATTTGTAACAGTATTGCAAATTGGAGTCTTTCGGCTGACTTGTCGGGGATAGCCCCTTATCCTATTTCAATTCCGGTAGATCCGTTCGATGAGCGCTCAGCTCGTGGGAACAAGAGGCTAGATGCTGCCAAAATACAGAAAGTTTACACGGATCGCGTGTGGTCAGAGAAGCTTCGAGATGCGGTGTCTCGAACAATTGACAGGTCAAAGGACGACCTGGCCGGGCAAGATATATCGGTCGTTTTGCTATCAGGAGGATCGTCAAACATCCGGTGGCTCCGATCTTTGCTTGAACGAGATCTGAAGTCTCAGCTTGTTAATGCTCAGATATTGGAGCTAAACGAGAATTTCGCGGAAATAGTGGCGAAGGGCCTGGCGACTGAATGCGCGCGCCGGTACTACACCGGCGGCCAAGGTGATTTTCGTGCTGTAACCTACAACCGCCTTTGCTTGCTCCTCAGACCTGATGAAGGAGAGCTTGAGAGAAAGCGCTTTAGACCAGTCAGCGAAAACCTAAAAGATGACGGGCGCGAGCCAAAGGAATATGACGAGGCGGTATTGCTTCCCGCAGCGAGTAGCCTGCGGGGGCTTATGGGCCAACCTTTGCGCTGGAAGGTCCGCCTTTCCAAACCGCCCAAGCACAACTTGAATTACTATTTCATGCGGTCGTCTTTCGACCCCGATGACTTGGAATCGCGCCATAACATTGTCGAAACTAAGGTGCAAACTCCACGGGGTGCAGTATTCCAACAAGGGATCGAAATCGAGTTGATCGTGCGGGAGGACGGCACAGCTGAGCCGCGCTTTTTTTATGGGAAGGACAATCTGAGAGACGGAAGCAGTGCCGTTGGCAACCCATTTTTCATGGACATGACGTTTGCTGCCGAAGAAGTACAAGGGGAAACATATCTCGGCTTTGATTTTGGAACGAGCACGTCAGCCTGTTCATTCGTGAGCAGTGCTGACATCCAGTGGATTGAAGAGCGATCAAAAAGCGCCAATTGGCTTGAGCTAGCCGAGCTTGTGAGTGAGCTGCCCTATCCCGCAGCAGCACCGTTGGCCAGGTATATGTCCGAGAAGGATGCACTCCGGCGGCTTGACCGAGGTAGAGAAGCGGTCGAAGCAATGCTGACGTTGTCAGCCTACTTGGTCCTGGCAGAGCACTGTACCTTAGCGAAGGTGAACAGCTCGCATTTTAAGGGGATGGGACATCGTTCGGCAGGTCCCCTTTGGGCGATTCTGAAGAATTGCCTTAAGACCGCACGCACCGATCTGCCCTATTGTTCAGCGTTGCTGCCCTTAACCCAAAAGCACTTGCCCACAATAAACCAGTGGATTGATCAGATTGCCAATTCAAAACATGGACGTAGCTCAAACGTAGACTATGTAAGCTTCTTGGGTCTGCTGGGTAACGTTATTGCCAAGGCGTTTAGCGACAGTTGTCTAGGCGTATTCGAGGGAGTAACCCCGAAAAGATTTAGCCAGGGAAGTTTCAAGGGGCTGTTCCGAGAGTTGCGAGGTCCGTCACAGACGTTCATTCATGTGCATGAATACGAGGGCCTCGTCCCGTTCTCTGACGAGGATGTCTATGTTGCCAATCCAAAGAATGGAACGGCGATCAACCTTGCCCCATGGTACCTTTGGGGGCTAAACGCTTCCGATCACCACAGCGAGATCGACCTGTTCGAGTATGACACTTCCAAACCAAATGGGTTTATTTTCAAATCCGTGCAGCCAGGCGGCGAGTTCATGATTTCGCCAGATGGGCAGTTGGAGGGTACGGCAGCTTTCATTTCCGCAATGCGTGAGCGGGAGCAGCACAGAGATTTATTGCGAGGTTTGGCATTCTCCGGTCTGGAATAA
- a CDS encoding DNA cytosine methyltransferase: protein MKDRRFVDLFSGCGGLSLGLSMAGMQGLFAVERDHMAFRTFHANFVSKSSNRGHAFEWPTWLEQRAWGIDELLEEHKADLLELRGKVDVLAGGPPCQGFSFAGRRVEDDPRNQLFHKYVEAVDAIRPAALILENVPGMRVVHRPSNVVELQVGPAPKKRSFYDRLVESLDGVGYRVEAELVDASRFGVPQKRSRLIAIGVRQDLAGWLEGGVRRLFELLEEVRASQLEQLGLPDAISAREAISDLEIAGVQLRPCEDPESPRGFQEARRGEPATRYQRLMRGDHERQPDSMRLARHRDDVRERFGRILAECRRGVRMDDEARRGYGLKKHRIYPMSPTEPAPTITTLPDDVLHYSEPRILTVRESARLQSFPDWFQFKGKFTTGGDRRTKECPRYTQVGNAVPPYLARAIGSALCKALDEIEIGRKVFGQARKRPTMAALG from the coding sequence ATGAAGGACCGTAGGTTCGTAGATTTGTTCTCTGGATGCGGTGGATTGTCGCTCGGGCTCTCGATGGCCGGCATGCAAGGCCTGTTCGCAGTTGAGCGCGACCATATGGCATTCCGGACCTTCCATGCGAACTTCGTTTCCAAGTCCTCCAATAGGGGCCATGCTTTTGAATGGCCGACTTGGCTTGAACAACGTGCTTGGGGCATTGACGAACTGTTGGAGGAGCACAAGGCCGACCTGTTGGAGCTGCGCGGCAAGGTCGATGTGCTCGCGGGTGGGCCGCCGTGCCAGGGCTTCAGCTTCGCCGGGCGGCGGGTCGAGGATGACCCGCGAAACCAGCTTTTCCACAAATATGTCGAAGCGGTCGACGCGATCCGGCCCGCGGCCCTCATCCTAGAGAACGTACCCGGGATGCGCGTCGTGCATCGGCCCTCGAACGTCGTCGAGTTGCAGGTCGGTCCCGCGCCCAAGAAGCGTTCCTTCTACGACAGGCTCGTCGAGAGCCTGGATGGTGTTGGCTACAGGGTCGAGGCAGAGCTGGTCGACGCCTCTCGCTTCGGGGTGCCGCAGAAGCGGTCTCGCCTCATTGCCATTGGAGTCCGGCAGGATCTGGCAGGCTGGCTGGAAGGGGGTGTTCGTCGCCTCTTCGAACTGCTCGAAGAGGTTCGCGCATCCCAGCTCGAGCAGCTCGGCCTGCCTGACGCTATATCCGCCAGGGAAGCGATCTCGGATCTTGAAATCGCCGGAGTGCAACTACGCCCTTGCGAAGATCCTGAGTCCCCTCGCGGCTTTCAGGAGGCGCGCCGGGGCGAGCCTGCAACTCGCTATCAACGCCTTATGCGCGGCGATCACGAGCGCCAGCCTGATAGCATGCGCCTCGCCCGGCACCGCGACGACGTGCGCGAGCGCTTTGGGCGAATCCTTGCGGAATGCCGGCGTGGTGTCCGCATGGACGACGAAGCGCGGCGCGGCTACGGACTGAAGAAACACCGCATCTACCCGATGTCTCCGACTGAACCGGCGCCAACGATTACGACGCTTCCAGACGACGTGCTGCATTATTCCGAGCCTCGCATCCTGACGGTCCGTGAGAGCGCGCGTTTGCAATCCTTCCCGGATTGGTTCCAGTTCAAGGGCAAGTTCACCACTGGCGGCGATCGCCGAACCAAGGAATGCCCTCGCTATACCCAGGTCGGTAACGCGGTGCCGCCCTACCTCGCGCGGGCAATCGGAAGTGCACTCTGCAAGGCGCTCGACGAGATAGAGATTGGCAGGAAGGTCTTCGGGCAGGCCCGAAAGCGCCCGACCATGGCGGCGTTAGGCTAG
- a CDS encoding DEAD/DEAH box helicase, producing the protein MPTGNEAIESAVRTATEGGFRGRLLARGQARSLIWRDGQLPPDAPNFAAQLSYDLLSYGYSLLDMGLRLLDGDGNPDVARSAFEQAGEALESLVAHGAPNPDRDFHRFVAAAAYHLGRYSARAYSMLRATIDDANLSRGERCVALLMLRDLDRAQQEILEWRREGSAEDGHLTEMLAAIPTGDEITDDGGDDDEDVGADVIDLALTDNLLGALAMAFLALERGDAELMGQAVDRVDIGREEAAGVSMVPQWWCHRLTAHLLRDLWDTSFHQRLPLSPNNLDNAEGWKQLRELFVASAIRRSRAEIELWPSQLDAVEQAISSNGNMVVSLPTSAGKTRVAELCILRALAKGERVVFVTPLRALSAQTEVSLQKTLAPLGKTVSSLYGSIGVSETDSSFFEDRDVIVATPEKLDFALRNDPSLLDDVGLVVLDEGHMIGLGEREIRYEVQIQRLLRRSDAGSRRIVCLSAVLPDGDQLDDFCNWLTGDAKDGLIRKNWRPTRLRYGEVTWRGTHARLDARIGDEAPWVENYISGFVPKGRRTQFPRDQRELCLATAWRSVEEGQSALIFCPLRRSVQPFAEAVVTLHRQGALRSLFKGDKAVLADALAIGAEWLSPNHDLLKCLELGVAVHHGALPTPYRKEVERLLREGILPVTISSPTLAQGLNLSASAVIFHGLKRNRKELASSEFRNIVGRAGRAYVDVEGLVLFPMYDNQMTGKAEWNALIANQAGHEMESGLLRLIFTLLARLALRTGDKSVKGLSEYVLNNTSAWDFVRLRAETAEAAAAGQVQWNSHLASLDTAILSLLSDGDVAEADLEDALDDVLNSSLFQRRLARRRANQHEVYRAVLLGRAKLIWANSTPKQRKGYFLSGVGLTTGKALDANSPKLNQLLVEANGAILSKDDIKAIKAITDFAKIVFAIVPFVPDNLPKNWKAILDAWLRGQALQSFVAEDQDSVLRFVEQGFVYMLPWAMESVRVRGMANGDILAPTKGLPDTTLEDMELGVAVAAVETGSLDVRAALIMRTGFASRSAAIKIIADMDPNFDSTQSLRRWLRIPEVRKATEDEAFPTPETHRLWLEYIQSVIRTSSARWSAEQEVCDVTWTDDAPSEGTPLRLIEDEEDSQTIVTDAEFRPLGTVARILSPGRCGLLRTTVMKGGKVALRYLGPDDLWAEV; encoded by the coding sequence ATGCCGACGGGAAATGAGGCCATCGAGTCTGCGGTCCGTACCGCCACCGAGGGTGGCTTCCGCGGCCGTCTGCTGGCACGTGGCCAGGCCCGGTCGCTGATCTGGCGTGACGGACAACTGCCGCCGGATGCTCCGAACTTTGCGGCCCAGCTTTCCTATGACCTGCTGTCCTACGGATATAGTCTTCTGGATATGGGCCTGCGTCTCCTTGACGGAGACGGAAACCCCGATGTTGCCCGCAGCGCTTTTGAGCAGGCCGGCGAAGCCCTGGAATCCCTCGTGGCGCACGGTGCGCCGAATCCGGATCGGGATTTTCACCGCTTTGTAGCGGCCGCCGCCTATCACCTTGGCCGTTACTCTGCGCGCGCGTATTCGATGCTGCGGGCCACCATCGACGATGCCAATCTTTCGCGTGGAGAACGCTGCGTTGCGCTTCTGATGCTGCGCGACCTCGATCGGGCGCAGCAAGAAATTCTTGAGTGGCGACGGGAAGGCAGTGCTGAAGACGGCCATCTGACGGAGATGCTGGCTGCCATCCCGACCGGCGACGAGATTACCGATGATGGTGGCGATGACGACGAAGACGTCGGTGCCGATGTCATCGATCTGGCACTGACCGACAATCTGCTGGGCGCGCTTGCGATGGCTTTCCTTGCACTCGAGCGCGGAGATGCAGAGCTGATGGGACAGGCAGTTGACCGCGTCGATATTGGTCGCGAGGAAGCAGCCGGGGTCAGCATGGTTCCGCAGTGGTGGTGCCACCGTCTGACCGCCCATCTGCTACGCGATCTGTGGGATACGAGTTTTCATCAACGCCTGCCGCTAAGTCCAAACAATCTAGATAACGCGGAGGGATGGAAGCAGCTGCGTGAGCTCTTCGTCGCCTCGGCCATACGGCGTTCGCGTGCCGAAATCGAGCTTTGGCCTTCACAGCTGGACGCGGTTGAGCAGGCGATCAGCAGCAATGGCAACATGGTTGTTTCACTGCCCACAAGCGCCGGCAAGACCCGTGTCGCAGAGCTGTGCATTCTTCGCGCCCTTGCGAAGGGCGAGCGTGTCGTCTTTGTAACGCCGCTGCGGGCCCTCTCAGCCCAGACCGAGGTATCGCTGCAGAAGACGCTGGCCCCGCTGGGCAAAACAGTGTCAAGCCTCTACGGCAGCATTGGTGTATCGGAAACGGATTCCAGTTTCTTCGAGGACCGCGATGTGATCGTAGCCACGCCCGAGAAACTGGATTTCGCGCTGCGCAATGATCCATCGCTGCTGGACGATGTGGGGCTCGTCGTTCTCGACGAAGGCCATATGATCGGGCTTGGCGAGCGTGAAATCCGCTACGAGGTCCAGATCCAGCGGCTGCTGCGCAGAAGCGATGCCGGCAGCCGACGCATCGTGTGTCTGTCCGCCGTACTGCCCGATGGCGACCAGCTTGATGACTTCTGTAACTGGCTGACGGGTGACGCCAAGGATGGGTTAATTCGAAAAAACTGGCGCCCCACAAGACTGCGCTATGGCGAGGTCACTTGGCGGGGCACACATGCGCGCCTTGATGCGCGCATTGGCGATGAAGCTCCTTGGGTCGAGAATTATATTAGCGGCTTTGTTCCGAAAGGTCGCAGAACGCAGTTTCCGCGTGATCAGCGCGAGCTGTGCCTTGCAACAGCTTGGCGGTCGGTAGAGGAGGGTCAGTCTGCGCTAATCTTCTGTCCGCTACGCCGATCGGTCCAACCATTTGCTGAAGCTGTGGTGACCCTGCATCGCCAGGGCGCGCTTCGATCTCTGTTCAAGGGGGATAAGGCTGTCCTGGCCGATGCGCTCGCGATCGGTGCGGAGTGGCTTAGCCCGAATCACGACCTGCTAAAATGCCTGGAGCTTGGGGTTGCGGTACATCACGGCGCATTGCCCACGCCCTACCGCAAGGAAGTTGAGCGGCTGCTACGGGAAGGTATTCTCCCCGTGACAATATCTTCGCCAACGCTGGCACAGGGCTTAAACCTATCTGCATCTGCCGTGATTTTCCATGGCCTCAAGCGAAACCGCAAAGAGCTGGCCTCGTCGGAATTTAGGAACATCGTGGGTCGCGCGGGTCGCGCCTATGTCGATGTGGAGGGGCTGGTGCTCTTCCCTATGTACGACAATCAGATGACGGGAAAAGCCGAGTGGAACGCGCTTATCGCAAACCAGGCCGGTCACGAGATGGAAAGTGGTCTGCTTCGCCTGATTTTTACCCTGCTTGCGCGCCTGGCTCTTCGGACCGGTGACAAATCGGTCAAGGGCTTGAGTGAATACGTGCTCAATAACACGTCAGCATGGGATTTTGTACGACTGAGAGCGGAAACTGCTGAAGCAGCCGCCGCAGGACAGGTGCAGTGGAACAGTCATCTGGCCAGTTTGGATACGGCCATCCTCAGCCTGCTGAGCGATGGCGATGTTGCAGAGGCCGATCTGGAAGATGCGCTGGACGATGTGCTGAACTCGTCGCTGTTCCAGCGTCGGCTTGCGCGTCGGAGGGCCAATCAGCATGAGGTGTACCGGGCCGTCCTTCTAGGCCGCGCAAAACTCATCTGGGCTAACAGCACGCCTAAGCAGCGCAAAGGCTACTTCCTATCTGGTGTCGGGCTTACGACGGGCAAGGCGCTTGATGCGAACTCGCCCAAGCTCAACCAGCTGCTAGTTGAGGCTAATGGCGCGATCCTGAGCAAGGATGACATTAAGGCGATCAAGGCGATCACTGATTTTGCAAAGATCGTTTTCGCGATCGTGCCTTTTGTACCGGATAATCTTCCCAAGAACTGGAAGGCGATTCTCGATGCCTGGCTTCGTGGTCAGGCGCTGCAGAGCTTCGTAGCAGAGGATCAGGACTCCGTGCTACGCTTTGTCGAGCAGGGGTTTGTCTACATGCTGCCCTGGGCGATGGAATCCGTTCGTGTGCGAGGGATGGCCAATGGTGACATCCTTGCGCCGACCAAAGGGCTGCCCGACACGACGCTGGAGGATATGGAACTTGGCGTTGCCGTAGCAGCTGTTGAGACCGGTTCGCTTGATGTGAGGGCAGCGCTGATCATGCGCACCGGCTTTGCATCGCGCAGCGCGGCCATAAAGATCATTGCGGACATGGACCCGAATTTTGATTCCACACAGTCGTTGCGTCGGTGGCTGCGAATCCCTGAAGTCCGGAAAGCCACGGAAGACGAGGCGTTCCCGACGCCAGAAACGCACCGGCTGTGGCTCGAGTACATCCAGAGCGTCATTCGTACATCTTCTGCACGCTGGTCTGCCGAACAGGAAGTCTGTGATGTCACATGGACAGACGACGCGCCGTCAGAAGGCACCCCGCTACGCCTGATCGAAGATGAAGAGGATAGTCAGACGATTGTGACCGATGCCGAATTTCGGCCTTTGGGCACCGTCGCTCGTATCTTGAGCCCGGGACGTTGCGGCCTCCTGAGAACCACCGTGATGAAGGGCGGGAAGGTTGCGCTGCGCTATCTGGGGCCGGATGATCTGTGGGCTGAAGTATGA
- a CDS encoding plasmid partitioning protein RepB C-terminal domain-containing protein encodes MTAMPAQRVEMIPVDRIAVVNPRIRNKRVFRDIVDNISEIGLKRPITVARRPEAGGPYYDLVCGQGRLEAYKALGQQQVPALVVTADPEDCLVASLVENCARRKHQAIDLLNDIGRMKQQGHPIADIARKTGLTTEYVHAVVKLLEKGEQRLLRAVESGQIPFSVALDIAEADDQDIQSALQNAYEKNLLRGRKLLAAKRLVEQRRVQGKRLKSNLHLKPRKLSTDALVRAYQQDTDRKRLLIRRAQAASNRLIFIAEALRRLLQDEEFRDLLTNEGLTSLPKNLAKRLDRLEALHP; translated from the coding sequence ATGACCGCAATGCCGGCGCAGCGGGTTGAGATGATCCCAGTCGATAGGATTGCGGTCGTCAATCCCAGAATACGCAACAAACGAGTCTTCAGAGATATCGTCGACAACATCTCTGAAATCGGCCTGAAAAGGCCGATTACAGTCGCGCGCCGGCCCGAGGCGGGTGGACCGTATTACGATCTGGTTTGCGGACAGGGTAGGCTGGAGGCTTACAAGGCGCTTGGCCAACAGCAGGTCCCAGCTCTTGTCGTCACTGCCGACCCCGAAGACTGTCTCGTAGCCAGCCTGGTGGAGAATTGCGCTCGGCGTAAACATCAAGCCATCGATCTTCTGAACGATATCGGCAGAATGAAACAGCAAGGGCACCCGATAGCTGACATTGCAAGGAAGACGGGACTTACGACGGAGTACGTTCATGCAGTGGTCAAGCTTCTTGAGAAGGGTGAGCAACGCCTTCTGCGAGCGGTTGAATCTGGCCAGATCCCCTTCAGCGTCGCGCTTGATATCGCGGAGGCGGATGACCAGGATATACAGAGCGCGCTGCAGAATGCTTATGAGAAGAACCTACTTCGGGGACGAAAACTCCTTGCAGCGAAACGGCTTGTGGAGCAACGGCGCGTTCAGGGCAAGCGCCTGAAGAGCAACCTTCATCTGAAGCCAAGGAAGCTGTCGACCGATGCCCTCGTTCGTGCGTATCAACAGGACACTGATAGGAAACGCCTGCTGATCAGGCGTGCGCAGGCGGCGAGCAACCGCCTCATTTTTATCGCTGAAGCCCTGCGAAGGCTGCTGCAAGACGAAGAGTTCCGGGACCTTCTCACCAACGAGGGGCTAACGAGCTTGCCCAAGAATTTGGCGAAGCGTCTAGATCGGTTAGAGGCATTACATCCATGA
- a CDS encoding Hachiman antiphage defense system protein HamA gives MTKITDWCTIKSEKVGKHHLTVLELESGKFDVASDTVAAVVPSHYASDERTAKLLKRLGKTKAAAHLKEKLPKSPQVRSGDLGEILGATYVQESTPFGTSINKLRWKDHRNMAMRGDDLVGIQPAAGAGNIRFLKGEVKSAANITAKVLDTARTALKKSHSRPSAHALGFIADRLHEEGNDELADLIDDALWRDGIRLSQVSHMIFAFTGNDASNLLGANVQTYTGQVAQSVVGLRVKDHQKFIRSVFRKVIKNADGK, from the coding sequence ATGACAAAAATAACAGACTGGTGCACAATCAAAAGCGAGAAGGTAGGAAAACACCACCTCACGGTTCTTGAGCTGGAAAGCGGCAAGTTTGACGTTGCTAGTGATACAGTAGCGGCGGTTGTGCCTTCACATTATGCGTCAGATGAACGCACAGCGAAGCTGCTGAAACGTCTGGGGAAGACGAAGGCCGCTGCACACCTCAAAGAGAAGCTTCCGAAGTCCCCGCAGGTGCGCTCCGGCGACCTTGGTGAAATCCTGGGTGCGACCTATGTGCAGGAATCGACACCATTTGGAACCAGTATCAACAAGCTGCGCTGGAAAGATCACCGCAACATGGCGATGCGCGGTGATGACCTGGTTGGCATACAGCCGGCCGCCGGCGCAGGAAATATCCGCTTCCTGAAGGGCGAGGTCAAAAGCGCCGCCAACATAACGGCAAAGGTTCTGGATACCGCGCGCACGGCACTGAAGAAATCCCATTCACGTCCTTCGGCGCACGCCCTCGGGTTCATTGCAGACCGCCTGCACGAGGAAGGAAACGATGAGCTTGCGGACCTTATAGACGACGCGCTCTGGCGGGATGGCATCAGGCTTTCGCAGGTCTCGCACATGATCTTTGCCTTCACGGGCAACGATGCATCGAACCTGCTGGGCGCGAACGTACAGACCTACACTGGACAGGTTGCGCAGAGTGTTGTCGGTCTTCGTGTCAAGGACCACCAGAAGTTCATCAGATCGGTATTTAGAAAGGTGATCAAGAATGCCGACGGGAAATGA
- a CDS encoding gamma-glutamylcyclotransferase, protein MRWLFGYGSLMWDGWEARFECAERQVADLKGYSRAFNKASVRNWGTKLQPGPTLNIRETEGAVCTGIAFGFADDADALAYLKEREGGFLFFTVALRLHDGRQVNAITSLYRGKNLLPDLPASELVDMAVRARGTDGKAMDYVLNIEHQLIELNISDHVVTALADAIRANGSVMHK, encoded by the coding sequence ATGAGGTGGCTATTCGGATACGGCTCGCTGATGTGGGACGGCTGGGAGGCGCGGTTTGAGTGCGCGGAGCGCCAGGTCGCCGACCTAAAGGGATACAGCCGCGCTTTCAACAAGGCATCGGTTCGGAACTGGGGAACGAAGCTGCAGCCAGGCCCCACACTGAACATCAGGGAAACAGAGGGGGCAGTATGCACTGGCATTGCGTTTGGCTTTGCCGACGATGCCGATGCACTCGCCTATCTGAAAGAACGCGAGGGTGGTTTCCTCTTTTTCACCGTTGCCCTTCGGCTTCATGACGGACGGCAAGTGAATGCGATCACGTCGCTGTATCGCGGCAAGAACCTGCTTCCTGATCTTCCCGCGAGTGAACTCGTCGACATGGCTGTCCGCGCGCGTGGCACAGACGGGAAAGCAATGGACTACGTCCTTAATATCGAGCACCAGCTGATTGAACTAAACATCTCTGATCATGTTGTCACTGCTCTCGCGGATGCGATCAGGGCGAACGGTTCCGTCATGCACAAATAA